In a single window of the Raphanus sativus cultivar WK10039 chromosome 9, ASM80110v3, whole genome shotgun sequence genome:
- the LOC108828110 gene encoding phytochrome A-associated F-box protein, giving the protein MSESGCFSFIPEDVVFNIFFKLQDDPRNWARLACVCTKFSSIVRNVCCKTRCYSSIPTVVSELLPSPSASSSSSLPPPGGWASLYKLAVCCPGLFHAGILLENSDFGLERELGPDQSLDPKPEPTNPVQVSKQVGSGLVETLSFQPVSKPIESGLVETPSFQPVSKPIESGLVEMPSFQSASKQVGSGSETAPFWSLYDDLYTDTLSAPPEDPVNEPQEPTETTEIRPGRGDLPARKRRKISRSLGSHLASGGWNLSREQGNKLLASRFRGDSLYICNWPGCIHVEEKRNYMLFRGVFKDFKRSRVWRTIKDGGDGSKVTGLKCAFCECDETWDMHSSFCLRRVFGFHDDGEPVVRAYVCENGHVSGAWTNLPLYT; this is encoded by the coding sequence ATGTCGGAATCTGGTTGCTTCTCCTTCATACCAGAAGACGTTGTCTTCAACATCTTCTTCAAGCTCCAAGACGATCCTCGAAACTGGGCTCGCCTCGCATGCGTCTGCACCAAATTCTCCTCGATCGTACGAAACGTCTGCTGTAAAACTCGGTGCTACTCCTCCATCCCCACCGTCGTCTCCGAACTCCTCCCTTCTCCCTccgcttcttcatcttcctctcttcctcctcccgGCGGCTGGGCTTCTCTCTACAAACTCGCCGTCTGCTGTCCCGGTCTCTTCCACGCCGGGATTCTCCTCGAGAACTCCGATTTCGGTTTAGAACGTGAGCTCGGTCCCGATCAAAGCCTCGATCCGAAACCTGAACCGACAAATCCGGTCCAAGTTTCGAAACAAGTCGGATCTGGTTTAGTAGAAACGCTGTCGTTTCAGCCTGTTTCGAAACCGATCGAATCTGGTTTAGTAGAAACGCCGTCGTTTCAGCCTGTTTCAAAACCAATCGAATCTGGTTTAGTAGAAATGCCGTCGTTTCAATCTGCTTCGAAACAAGTCGGATCTGGTTCAGAAACGGCGCCGTTTTGGTCGCTCTACGACGATCTCTACACCGACACACTCTCCGCTCCTCCAGAAGATCCCGTCAACGAACCACAAGAACCCACCGAAACCACCGAGATCCGACCCGGCCGCGGCGATCTCCCGGCGAGGAAACGCCGCAAGATCTCCCGGTCCCTCGGATCCCACCTCGCCTCCGGCGGGTGGAACCTCAGCCGCGAGCAGGGCAACAAGCTCCTGGCGAGCAGGTTCCGCGGGGACTCTCTGTACATATGCAACTGGCCCGGGTGCATCCACGTGGAGGAGAAGCGTAACTACATGCTGTTCAGAGGCGTGTTCAAGGATTTCAAGAGGTCTAGAGTGTGGAGAACGATCAAGGACGGTGGCGATGGGAGTAAGGTCACGGGGTTGAAGTGTGCGTTTTGTGAGTGCGACGAGACGTGGGATATGCACTCGTCGTTTTGTTTGAGGAGGGTGTTTGGGTTTCATGATGATGGTGAGCCTGTTGTGAGGGCTTATGTCTGTGAGAATGGTCATGTCTCTGGTGCTTGGACTAATTTACCTCTCTACACTTGA
- the LOC108828111 gene encoding co-chaperone protein p23-1 has protein sequence MSRHPEVKWAETTDKIFLTVVLADSKETKVNLDPEGVFDFSAKAGPENHVYELKLELHGKVNVEESKINIGVRSIFCIIEKAEPERWNKLVRGGKAPHYVKIDWDKWVDEDDEGNAGAGDMDMGGMGGMDFSNFGGMGGMEGLGGMGGMGGLGGMAGLEGLGGMGGMGGMGGMGGMEDFEDSDDEEFAKPGDKKDEAVKEEAKPVDVKEDK, from the exons ATGAG TCGTCATCCTGAAGTGAAGTGGGCTGAGACCACTGACAAGATCTTCCTTACTGTGGTATTAGCTGATTCCAAGGAGACTAAAGTTAATCTAGACCCTGAAGGTGTCTTTGATTTCTCTGCAAAAGCTGGTCCCGAGAACCACGTTTATGAACTTAAACTCGAGCTTCACGGTAAAGTCAATGTAGAG GAAAGCAAGATTAACATTGGAGTCAGAAGCATCTTCTGCATAATAGAGAAAGCAGAGCCTGAAAGGTGGAATAAGCTAGTCCGTGGAGGGAAAGCGCCTCACTACGTCAAGATTGATTGGGACAAGTGGGTTGATGAAGACGACGAAGGCAACGCTG GTGCTGGAGATATGGATATGGGAGGAATGGGTGGAATGGATTTCTCG AACTTTGGTGGAATGGGTGGTATGGAAGGACTTGGCGGTATGGGTGGCATGGGTGGACTTGGTGGTATGGCCGGACTTGAAGGACTTGGTGGCATGGGTGGTATGGGTGGCATGGGAGGCATGGGTGGAATGGAAGACTTTGAAGATAGTGATGATGAAG AATTTGCAAAACCAGGAGATAAGAAAGATGAAGCCGTCAAGGAAGAAGCGAAACCAGTAGATGTCAAGGAAGACAAGTGA
- the LOC108823466 gene encoding uncharacterized protein LOC108823466 has translation MESEGGVLLPLFHEHPMMPWNDHMRKGDCCECFEPQSDDGYYCKRCDFFVHKKCGDEISEFISDHPSHPDHTLRLQEKRGTNVCDICERKIQNLCYSCEVCDFDMDLHCAKYPPPHVIENFEKHPHKLTLVKEQTVFNCSAKCEKTSEFSYKCEECDVVFHVECVWHPEAVEHLIEVNHIHHSLHPLKFLTGDPPNYSDGKCRHCGRKVHKELFYHCSSCNFTLDWRCVVNPPPQSLVDLKAHDHQLTLLPRLDSFTCNACGLDGVRSRYACFHCGFMIHRECLYLPRVININRHDHRVARTTVLGEGAINSVCGVCRKKVDWTYGGFSCHKCPPGYVVHSKCATSFDVWNEKELEGVPEEEEDIEPYVVIDENTIQHFSHKEHYLRRIHGNDGILYEENKRCSACTNPIGLQSFYGCLDCDFYLHQNCAGCPKMKRHVLCNERLILLINEELEHFNCYACGKGSNGFMYKHGRVKLDVLCGSISEPFVHPSHPHHPLYNIPTEEKEICNGCKIEGRHVLKCIEVDCGFVLCFKCATLPQVVKNRVEDHPLSLCYGEEEEEASGKYWCDICEKETNPKEWFYTCKDHMASLHTKCVLGDTAGLMPRSKAKMWSGSYEVVLNNSVTRPFCCYCESRCMYPIYLKFLGTSETYFCSTKCALFLFFIQSMERNPEGNIDDMLQKSMD, from the exons ATGGAATCTGAGGGAGGAGTGTTGTTACCATTGTTTCACGAGCATCCTATGATGCCTTGGAATGATCATATGAGGAAAGGTGATTGTTGTGAATGCTTTGAACCTCAGAGTGATGATGGATACTATTGTAAACGCTGTGATTTCTTCGTGCACAAGAAATGTGGGGACGAGATCTCTGAATTCATCAGCGACCACCCATCTCACCCTGATCACACTCTCCGGCTTCAAGAAAAACGAGGTACCAACGTATGTGATATATGTGAAAGGAAAATCCAGAATCTATGCTATAGTTGTGAGGTGTGTGACTTCGACATGGATCTACACTGTGCCAAGTACCCACCACCACATGTTATTGAAAATTTCGAGAAGCATCCCCACAAGCTCACACTTGTCAAGGAACAGACCGTGTTCAACTGTTCTGCTAAATGCGAGAAGACTTCTGAAT TTTCGTACAAATGTGAAGAATGCGATGTAGTCTTTCATGTGGAATGTGTATGGCACCCAGAAGCAGTGGAGCACTTAATAGAGGTAAACCACATTCATCACTCCTTGCATCCTCTTAAGTTCCTTACAGGTGATCCACCAAACTATTCCGATGGGAAATGTCGTCATTGCGGAAGAAAGGTTCATAAAGAATTGTTTTATCATTGTTCTTCTTGTAATTTCACATTGGATTGGCGTTGTGTTGTGAATCCGCCACCACAGTCTCTTGTGGATTTGAAAGCGCATGACCACCAACTCACCCTCCTTCCAAGGCTCGATTCTTTTACTTGTAATGCTTGCGGGTTGGATGGAGTTCGAAGCCGTTATGCATGCTTTCATTGTGGTTTCATGATCCATCGAGAATGTCTTTACCTTCCACGTGTCATTAACATCAATCGCCATGATCACCGTGTTGCTCGCACTACCGTTCTTGGTGAGGGTGCTATTAATTCTGTTTGCGGGGTTTGTCGCAAGAAGGTGGATTGGACTTATGGCGGGTTTTCTTGTCACAAGTGTCCTCCTGGCTATGTCGTTCATTCTAAATGCGCCACCAGTTTTGATGTTTGGAACGAGAAAGAGCTTGAAGGAGTACCCGAAGAAGAAGAGGACATAGAGCCATATGTGGTGATTGATGAAAACACAATACAACACTTCAGCCACAAAGAGCATTACCTAAGAAGAATTCATGGGAATGATGGTATTCTGTATGAGGAGAACAAACGATGCAGCGCATGCACTAATCCCATCGGTCTCCAATCCTTTTATGGCTGTTTGGATTGTGATTTTTATCTCCATCAGAACTGTGCTGGATGTCCTAAAATGAAACGGCATGTGCTATGCAATGAGCGGCTCATTTTACTTATTAACGAGGAGCTAGAACACTTCAATTGTTATGCTTGCGGTAAGGGGTCCAATGGTTTCATGTACAAGCATGGGAGAGTGAAGTTGGATGTCTTGTGCGGTTCAATTTCGGAGCCATTCGTCCATCCAAGTCATCCCCACCATCCCTTGTATAACATTCCAACAGAAGAAAAGGAAATATGCAATGGTTGCAAGATAGAGGGGCGACATGTCCTCAAGTGCATTGAAGTTGATTGTGGATTTGTATTGTGCTTCAAATGCGCCACTCTACCACAAGTGGTAAAGAACAGGGTAGAAGATCATCCTCTCTCACTATGCTatggcgaagaagaagaagaggcaaGTGGTAAATACTGGTGTGACATTTGCGAGAAAGAAACCAATCCAAAGGAATGGTTCTACACATGTAAAGATCACATGGCTAGTTTGCATACAAAGTGTGTGCTCGGAGATACTGCGGGGCTCATGCCAAGAAGCAAAGCAAAGATGTGGAGCGGATCGTATGAGGTGGTGCTCAATAATAGTGTTACTCGACCATTTTGCTGCTATTGTGAGTCTCGTTGCATGTACCCTATCTACCTCAAGTTCCTTGGAACCTCGGAGACATACTTTTGCTCTACTAAGTGTgctctcttcctttttttcatACAGTCTATGGAGAG GAATCCCGAAGGGAACATAGATGACATGTTGCAGAAATCGATGGATTGA